In Sphingobacterium sp. PCS056, the following proteins share a genomic window:
- a CDS encoding glycosyltransferase → MIDNQLVSVVIPCCNNESTIIDTIQSIQKQSYTEIEIIIIDDGSIDNTYQIVSSYVSQHSGIVFKKQLNQGQSVARNIGLEIAKGEFVVFVDADDLLAHNYLEECLTIFSKQPELLMVYSNMYVFERENSVFKLDDFNILKFLLKNCIPIYAMMRTKKLKELGGFDSQLRNHEDWECWIRMIKTYGPFIVKINEPLYYYRKRLSRDSITDISLNKLAEENSFFYIYKKHYEFYAHHNITIMNLFDNLYQGEKFRKKYYNVWYRKLLYKLFNPKKYNEIYGNINN, encoded by the coding sequence ATGATTGATAATCAATTGGTAAGTGTTGTAATACCGTGTTGTAATAATGAAAGTACTATTATAGATACTATTCAATCAATTCAAAAGCAATCGTATACTGAAATAGAAATTATTATCATAGATGATGGGTCAATTGATAATACATATCAGATAGTTTCATCTTACGTTAGTCAGCATTCAGGAATTGTTTTCAAAAAACAACTAAATCAAGGCCAATCTGTTGCTCGAAATATAGGGTTAGAAATAGCTAAAGGAGAGTTTGTTGTTTTTGTGGATGCTGATGACTTATTGGCTCACAATTATTTAGAAGAGTGTTTGACAATATTTTCTAAACAACCTGAATTGCTAATGGTTTATTCCAATATGTATGTATTTGAGCGAGAAAATAGTGTTTTTAAATTAGATGATTTTAATATTTTGAAGTTCTTGTTAAAAAATTGTATACCTATTTATGCAATGATGAGGACAAAGAAGTTAAAAGAATTAGGAGGTTTTGATTCGCAGCTTAGGAATCATGAAGATTGGGAGTGTTGGATTAGAATGATAAAAACTTATGGTCCGTTTATTGTCAAAATAAACGAACCTTTATACTATTACAGAAAAAGATTGAGTAGAGATTCTATTACTGATATCAGCTTAAATAAATTAGCTGAAGAAAATTCTTTTTTTTATATCTATAAAAAACATTATGAATTTTATGCGCATCATAATATAACTATAATGAATCTTTTTGATAATCTCTATCAAGGAGAAAAGTTTAGAAAAAAATATTATAATGTGTGGTATCGTAAACTTTTATACAAATTATTTAACCCCAAAAAGTATAATGAAATTTACGGAAATATTAATAACTAA